The region CGGGCTGGAGGCTGTGCCCACTCGGCCTGGCTGGGAGCTGGTGTGGCTGTGTGCCTGCCTGTGCCTGTCCATAGAGCCTGGCTCACTGTGCATTGGGCTGCAGGGCCAGCGGGTGGGATCCCAGATCCCAGGCCCTGACATGGGGAAGGGTCGCACTGTCCCTCACTCCCACTCTGTCCCAGCACTGGGCAGGGACCCCTCAGACATGCTGAACCTCTTTCTCTGAACACATGGGACAGCAGGGCCCCAATGACCATCTGAGCCTGTCCCTGGGGACGGGCCGCCTGAATGCCCACAGCCGGGCTCTCCCTCCAGGCTCTGACCTCCCAGTGGGGAGGCGGTGGCCCACTGGGGTAGGCAGAGTCCATGTGTCCCCGAGTGAGCAGTGGCAGCATGTGGGGCCATCCTGAGTTCCTGGCAGGCAGGAGCTGTGGTAGCTGTGGTGGCAGGCCACCTCAGTACTGCACACAGGCCGGTCTTGGCAGAGCCACTGGGAAAGGTCAGGTGGGTGTGCACTGCCCAGTGGCTGAGGACATGCGGGCCTGGCTGAGGACACACTGGGACCATCACAAACATGGGTTGGAGGGATGTCCCTGTCGCAGCTGGCCCCCTGCCTGCCCGAGGGTtcctggagctggaggagggcaggggctgggaaaggTATAAACATTCTAGGTTGGGGGCAGGTCATTTCTCTTTATAGCACAGGTTTCTGGCTCAAGAGGCACCTGTCCACAAAGACCAGGTAGAACATGGGAGAACCACCTTTGAGGGGCTACAGCAATTGCACAGGACTTGGGGCGCCTTCAGGGAGCATGTTTTGCGTGATGAAGGAGAGTGAGTGGCTGCggctgtgggtggaggagggagaaggaaagcgGGCAGTCACCACAGTGCCTCCACCAGGTTCTGCATCTTGTCCgtccctggggctccctggcccCTCTTCTTGCAGCCTCTGGAAGTTTCACAAACAGCAGCGGGGAACGCTTAGTGAGTCCGCACGTCTGAAAGCGTTACCCCCGCCACATGGGACTGCTGCCTTCAACACGTGTAAACTTTGAGGTGACATCGCTTTCAGAGTGCTGTCCCTCGTCTTCCAGCTTGGGGTGCAGCTGATCAGCTCCCCGGGGTCCGACCCCTGGTCCTCCGCGGccgccctctccctccctccgaCTAAGGTCTccgcctctgccccagcccatcTTCCTCCCTGATCTCTGGAGGACTCTGGCAGGTGCTGCTGCCCTGGTGACTCACATCTCAGTTCTGTGGAAAAACTATTCTCCAGTACTTTCCACCCCACCattctctgctttctgtttcccCAAGAACCCCTGGTAGTCTTAGTCTGCCTTACCGTCTACCTCCTTATGTTGCtggttatttaaaaagattttctcaGCACTCTTATTAACTTGTTTTAACTCTGGTGATCACGTTTAGTATCTGAGATGCTTACTTTTGAATTGCTCCTGTGGAAACATGTTTTATCTTCTAACAGACAAATTCCCTGTCCATCTCCCGAGGCGCCTGGGTCCCCGTGGACTCAGGCCTCTGCCTACTTCATCTTCACACACACTGTGCTTCTGAGTCACAGGCTCCTCCTGCCACCTTACTGTCTTAACTGGAAATTTCATCTAGTTGACTGTGATTACGGACCTGTTTGGGTGGTTTCTGCCATCTTACTCTGATTATTTGCCCAATTTTttcctggatttttctcttttcttacttttaaaattggtatgtttttgttcatttaaaactactatatatatatttttttctattgggttggAAAAGTACACACCGTTTAGTAATTAAGGTTAAACTATACTGTGCATATTTAAAGACTAGAATTAAAGCGTCTTCCCAGCACAGGAGGCTCTGACACCCTGAAAGTCTTCTAGCCATGTGCTCTCATGCTGCATTCAGGCCACGCTCACTGATCCTCTGTCTTGTGTCGAAGGCCATCCTGCAGACACTTTCCTTCTGTATCACAGACTTAAGAAGTCTTTTCAGTGAAAGTTGCTTAAGGATAAACTATCTCAGATTTGacttatttataaatgtgttttttaccTTATCTATAGAGTATAATTTTGCTGGGCCTCCAGTTCTTGGTGGGACAGGTATTTTCTCAGCATGCCAAAGGCATGACTGCTGTCCCGTCTGATGATGGCTTTGAGCAGGGGGCTTACAGCGTGACTGACGGGgcctttctctggcttctcaaGGTCTTCATGGTTGGTGCTCTCACCCTGTTGCGTCTCAAGTGTGGATTTCTCTTAATTTATGCTGCTTCATATACATTGTACTTCTTGGATCCGCGAGTTTGCTTTTCACTGAAGAGAAGGCTTGCTGGAGCACTGGAAGGGGGTAAAGTGCAGTCGCGTCGCTGTGGTTGAGGTGCCGATGCCACCGGAAGCCATGGGAGTTGATCCAGGCTGGGCGTCAGCTGTAGGCGGGCACTGCTTGTTGGCAGTGGTCTACTCTGGCTTAGACACTGAAGGCAATGATTCTGGGTCTCGAGAATGGCTGGAACTTCCAGGGCATGGTAACAATTTCGACCTTCTCTCCTTGTTTCACTGGCCTGCGTACGGGGAGACTGAGCGAGGTTTGAACTGTGGATGCAGACACTCAGCTTCCCCAGATGGGCTTGCTGCTGTCCCCCTGCCTGAcctacctccacccccaccctcaacccTGCAGGAAACCAGCCTTGGCCTGTGGGAGCCGACCTGCGTCATCACGGGGGTCCATGTAGGGCTTTGCtatgtctcccctcctcctccggGGACTCCTGTCACACCCACACATCTCTGAAAGTTCCCTTCACGTTTCCCCTCTCATTGTTCCCGAGGGATCCTGGGCTTTGGATCTTTCTCCTACCACACTGACGCTTTCTTCAGCCATCACCCCTGCTACTGAAACTGCCCGGTGAGTTCTAACtcaatggttttatttttcagttctgaaagttCTTCAAAAGCTGTGCCTTTCGTGCCTGATAGCCTCTCACTGCTTTCTTGTCcccatgtctgtctgtcttcttcaaACACTTCACATACATCTGGCCCCTTGCCTGCAGTTTCTTGTGGTTTACATCCTCCTTTGCTGACTCTCATGCAGTGAGCCTTATCGTCCTGTGTACCTGGTGATCTCTGCACACTCACTGCTTCACCTCACGAGAGGGACACTGCAGGGTCTAAGGGGGATCTTTGCTCCGAAGAGCTACCTGGGAGGCACCACAAATCTGGGGCCCTTTAGCCCCCGAGGATCCTGGCTCAGCATGGGggtcccaggctctgccctccacCTCACCTTGGCCAGCAGCCCAACAGCTGTGGTGCCACTAAATCCACTCAGAGGGCAGCTCTGCCCCTACAGGCTGCACAACCCTGTGGCCTGACCTCACATCTTGAAACGAGCCCTAGAACTGAGCTACTCTTTTGGAAGTCCCAGCTGCCTAGCAGACCCAGACAGTTCAGTCAGGAGTGAAGCTGGAGCAGACACGTCTCATGACCACAGCAGACCACAGCTGGCCCAAGACAGATTTGGGTCCTGGGCTGGACCCCGGGGCTCGTGGCCAGGTGCACAGTCCTGTTAGCAAGCTCTTTTCTTACCCTCATCACACCCCCAAGCGTGCCCTGGCCTTTGCTCTGCATGTGTCGTCCACCTGCTGAGAGCAGCTCAGGAACGCCCTCTGCAGGCGCTCCTTCCAgtctgcctcctgccctgtctTGCCCACTGCTTTCCTGTGCTGCTGGTCCCCGTGTGTGCTTCTGCTGGCTGCTCCGCTTGTCCGTCCTGCCCTCTGACTGGTGCGGCCTCCCCTGCTGCAGGGCCATAGAGCCTGCATGGCTCAGGGACATCTGTTCAGAGTACGAACGTCTCAGACTTGCTGTCTCGTCCTGCTTCCCTGAGGCCGAGCAGAGTTCTGCATCCTCCAGAGCGGGGTGAAAACCAGTGACCGAGGACCTCTTCTCTGGCCAGGCCCTGCGCGTCTCACGGACTTACAGGTGTGCCCGCCACAGAGGAGCATCCGGGCTGGGCTAAGGAATTCTCACTGCAGGAGCATGCGCTTTGGTAGGACGACACAGACATAAACATACAACTTTGATACAAGGCAGAAAGTGACTCTTGCCTTTTCAAAAGTGCTAtgaagctaaaaacaaaacaaaaaacccaaaactaatAATGGATaaacttcaaaaacattaaaggaaaaagacaaagaggagTATGTTATGTTGCTCCACTTATATAAAGTCCTAGAAAAAGCAAAGCTATAGAAACAAATGGGAGCACTGGCTGCCTCCGAGGGTGAGGGGCTGACCCGAAGGGGCGGAGGGAAGCTTCCCGGAGTGCTGGACGCTGGCTGCGTCCTGACAGCGTGGTGCTCATCAGGGTCAAAGCACGTTATAGTTGTCAGAACTCAAAGCCAACACTTAAGAGCTGCATTTCACCGTGTGTAAATTGTATTTCAGGAGAAAAGCCACTGCTATGGAAGTGAAATGAATGAACTGCAGTGGCACCTGGCACCGTCACGTCTCTCCCTTGGGAACACCTGGGTCCCCTCTATGGCGCTGCCTTCCCCCAGGCTCCTGTTTCTCTCCTGGTGCTCCTGGCCAGGTGGTAGGGGATGAAGGCAGGAGTGCCCCCAACATGGGCTGTGGTGTTGACCACGGGATGGCTTTACTGTCTATCTTCTTGCAGCAGCAAGCACACAGGCCCAGGGCTGTGGCCAAAAAACGAGGGGCCTCACCAACGCCTCCCCACCCATCTTGCTGTTGGAATCTTCTGTCCCGCTAGACCGCCCAGGCTCACTCTGGGCCGTGGACCCGCTGGTGCTGGATGAGGTGGAAGCTCAGGCGGAAGGCCCTGCCGCACTTGGCACAGTGGAAAggcttctccccggtgtggaTCCTCTGGTGCCGGAAGAAGCCTGACAGGGCCCTGAAGGCGCGGCCACACTCCCCGCACTTGTagggcttctccccggtgtggaTGCGCCGGTGCTCACTGAGGAAGGAGCTGCGGCTGAAGGCGCGCCCGCACTCCTGGCAGGAGTAGGGCTTCTCGCCAGTGTGGACCCGCTGGTGCTGGATGAGGTTGGAGCTCtggctgaaggccttcccacactctgGACACGCGTAGGGGTTCTCCCCGTGGTGAGTCCGCTGGTGCCGGACCACGTTTGAGCTGTGGATGAAGGCCTTCCCGCACTCGCTGCACGCATACAGCCTCTCCCCAGTGTGGATCCTCCGGTGCTTCGCCGCGTCCGACCTCTGGCTGAAGGACCGGCCACACTCGGCGCACTTGTACGGCCTCTCTCCGGTGTGAGTTCTCTGGTGTCTGATGAGGTTGAAGCTCtggctgaaggccttcccacactccggACAAACGTAAGGCTTCTCCCCGCTGTGGGTGCGCTGGTGCCGGAGTACGTGCGAGCTGTGGATGAAGGCCTTCCCGCACTCGCCGCACTCATAGGGCTTCTCCCCGGAGTGAATGCTCCGGTGCTTCACCACGTCCGAGTAGCACTGGAAGCTCCTGTCACAGGAACCACATTGATAAGGCCGTCTTTTCCAGGGGCCTCTCCCACAGGCCGCAGAGCGTGTGTCCAGGGTGACCTCTGACCTGGATGTGCTGGTCTTGTGGCCCTTCTGCCCTCCAGTTTCCTCGTAAACAGCTTGTCCCCAAGGGGAGCCCCTGGGCCCCTCTCCAGCATCCTCATTCCCACGAGGGTCCGGAACCCCCAGTGCCAGGGGAGGCCGCTGTGGcagtcccagcccagcctctccacgGCTTCCACCTTCCTCCAGAGCCGCCCGCCTTGGGATCAGCCCCGTGCTCTGAGCACCTTGCTCAGCAGCTGTTGCAGCACAGCTGGGGGCCTGGCCACCCGCCAGTGCCCGTGCCAGGAACGctggaagagatggcagagacGCATGACTCAGAGAGCACAGCACCGTCAGCGACACGAGGCGCCACTGGAGAGCGGCGGTGACGACGGGGGAACAGAGTCCACGTGCAGCAGATGCCTGCCGCCCTGTCTCCCACTCCTCACACCCAGGGGCCCAGGAGTGGACGAGGACTGGAGGAAAGCTGGTCAGGGTCCTGCCCTGTGACTCCAGAAAAGGCCCAAGCCTCCATCTCAGCTGCCTGACCACGGGAGTAGGGGAGACCgacccccaggccctggggactcCCCGGCTCAGCTTTATCGCCTGGAACACAGAGAAAGCTGGTTGGCGGCAGAGCAGGATGAAATCGAAGCATAGGTATGGGAGGCGCAGGCCCGGGCTCCCCGAGATGACACTGTGGCCCAGACTCCCTGGACACCCTAACCTCCAAGGGCAGAGACCCTTCCTCAGAGTAGTAGAAGCGCCAGCAACAGCCGTCGAGGGACGACGGAGCCGCGGGCTGAGGCGGGGCCCTCGGTCCTGACTGCTGAGCAGAGCAGCTGGTTAAACAAGGCCCCGCTGGCCCCTGGGCACATGCCCATTTAGACAAAAGCTTCAGGGACGTGGTAGCGAAACCGCGCTCAAATGCGGGGTGCTTACTGCCACCTCCACAGGGCTCTCCTATCACAGGTGCTACCCACCTGGGCGGTGAGCCAGGGACACTCACGAGGTGGCTCAGTACAAGGCCACCAAGGCGAGCGCACCAACCAGGCTAAGAAAAAACCCCTCCGTCTACGGGCAGGAGCCCAGACAGCTGAACCAGAGCAGCCAAACGCTCAGAAGCCTGCAGTGGCCAGGCTCAGGACACCTGCGGAGCGGGCCTGGAGACAAGGATGCCATTCCCAGGCAGACGGGAGCAGACAGGCGCCCACAGGCGTTTCCATCGACTCCCCAGCAAGCACGGTGTTAAGCTGAGCAACAGGCAATGGGGAGAGGCCCCTGAGATGGGGCTAAAGAACAGGAGTCTTCTGggcaggcccagccctggccttgGGGTTTGGAAGTTCAAGAAACTATCTCACAGGCATTGGTTATGAAAAagttattcaaaattaaaatgaagccaCACACACTTTACTTCACCAGGCCAGGCTTCAGGTCCTAGGAGCTGCTTCTCTCCCAAGACAATCACCAGCACCAGCAGGCAGCCCTGTGCTTCGGAATCCTGCCGGTGACAGCCCTCGGGGGCCTGAAGGGCACTGTTCTCAGCAGGGACAAGTCTGCCCCAGCTACGTGTGGCCTGGAAACACTAGGTGTCACAACCAGGAGGGGTGCTCCTGGCACCTAGTGGGGAGAAGCCAGGGATGCGGCTCAGCACCCCGGAAGGCACAGGAGCCCCTCAACAGAGAAGCCACCACTCCACAGTGCCCGTGTGAGAGGCCCTGACAGAAGTTGTCCCAGAGGGCTGACCTGGGCTGCCTGACGTCCTAACCAAGCAGCCCATCCCTGGCACAGTTCCAGCCTTCAGACTCCCTGCCCCGCGGGCCATACGTCTCGGGATGTGTGCTTGGCCAGCAGCCCAGACGACGCTTTCTCCTTATTCCCTTTCAAAGTGGGTGGTTTTATCACGAGTAACCTGTTTTCCGTACACTCTGTGTATGGTGGCATTTGCTAAAATTATTTAGTCCAAAACTGAGAGACTGAAGAGCCGGTCTGGTCAGGGCTGGGCCCAGATGAGGGAGGGAGACTACAGCCCCCACTCACACCCTGAGGGATGACACGCAAGGACACAGCTGGCAGAGTCACCTGGCGCGGGGCTCTGTGACCTTAAGGGGGGAAAGGGCAGGTGTGCTCTGCAGCCATGGTCAGTCTCCCCAGGCTCCTGCTGCTGAACCAGAACCTCAGGCAGAGTTCGTGTCTTTGCTGAGGGAAGTGGTGGCTAGCACTGGTCGTGTGATGATTTAGCAACAGGAAACTGAATACAAACCCTCAGCTCTGACAGCCCCCAAATGTGGCCTGAAATACTCAGAACAGAGGGGCCTGAAGCCTGCGAGGGAGATAGCTAGTGGGTGGGAGGCCTGCCGGATTCTCACCCACCACTCTTCCTGGTCACCGACGCTGAGCCCAGGCCAGATGACACTGGTGGTCACTGGTGAAACAACACCAAGAATTAATTCTCATTCtacaaagctggagacataaccctcccagacttcagacaatactacagagctacagtaatcaaaacagtgtggtactggcataaaaacagacacatggatcattgggacagaatagagagcccagaaataaacccacacacctgccatcaattaatcttcaacaatggaggcaagaatatacaacagagaagaaacagtctcttcattgatttgcatgcacAGccgcatgcaaatcaatgaagttagaacattccctcacaccacccacaaaaataaactcaaaatggcttacagacttaaatataaaacaagacaccataaatctcctaggagagaacacaggcaaaacattctctcacATAAATCATAGTAtcttcttagatcagtctcccaaggccaaagaaataaaagcaaaaataaacaaatggggcctaatgaaacttataagcttttgcacagcaaaggaaacataaacaagacgaaaagacaacctatggaacaggagaaaatatatgcaaacaatGTGAccgacaagagcttaatttccaaaatatacaaacagctcatacaacttgataacaaaaaaatgaacaacccattaaaaaaaatgggcaaaagctgttgtgttaatttctggtgcacagcacaaaaaaaaaaaaagggcaaaagatctaaacagagACTTTCCCCAAGACGTTCccatggccaaaaggcacatgcaaagatgctcaatatcactaactattagacaaacacaaatcaaaactacaataaggtatcacctcacacctgtcagaatggccatcatcaaaaagtctacacgCGATAGCTGctagaggatgtggagaaaagggaaccttcctacactgttggtgggaatgtaaattggtgaagccactatggagaacagtacggaggttctttaaaaaactaaaaacagacttattcTATTttctagcaatcctactcctgggtatatatctgaaggaaactctaactcgaaaagctacatgcacccccatgttcatagcagcactatttacaatagccaagacatggaaacacctaaatgtccatcaacagatgactggataaagaagttgtggtgtatttacacaatggaaaactactcagccataaaaaggaataaaataatgccatttgcagcaacatggatggacccagacaggatcatcctaagtgaaataaatcagacagagaaggacaaatatcatatgatatcacatatatgtggaatctaagtatgacacaaatgaacttatttataaaacagaaacagacttatagaaaacttgttaccaagggggaaaggaaggggaagggataaattaggaacttGGGagttgcagatgctaactactatgtgtaaaaatagatacacaacaaagtcccactgtatagcacatggaattatattcagtattttctaataacctataatggaaaagaatctgaaaaataatatatatgtgtaactgaatcactttgctgcacacctgaaactaacacagctcTGTAATTCAacttttcttcaataaaaaatacatatatatatattctcgtTCTCAGAGGTCTCCAGGCAGGGGGACCAGAGAAAGTGGGAAGTGGAGTGTGGCCAGGAGAGCGGAGGCGGGGCTGTGAAGTGTAGGAAGCTGCCCGAGCCCGATGACACCCCTGTGGCAGCCAGACTTGGGAGCCCCAATTCCTAAGCTGTCCCCAAGTCCCTGACCCCAGGACGGTCCTCTGGTCTGGCTGTCCCCCTCACCTGTGCATGTGTCCATCAGGGTAGCACCCTCCGTGGCGTTCTGGAGACCCAGGTCGGGGCTCCGCTTGCTGCTTCCTGTAGAAACACCAGCATGGGGACACCTGCCTGGGTGAAAGAGatggaaaggggagaaaatgtcACAGAGAGTGGGGT is a window of Camelus ferus isolate YT-003-E chromosome 25, BCGSAC_Cfer_1.0, whole genome shotgun sequence DNA encoding:
- the ZNF696 gene encoding zinc finger protein 696 isoform X2 translates to MDTCTAFLARALAGGQAPSCAATAAEQGAQSTGLIPRRAALEEGGSRGEAGLGLPQRPPLALGVPDPRGNEDAGEGPRGSPWGQAVYEETGGQKGHKTSTSRSEVTLDTRSAACGRGPWKRRPYQCGSCDRSFQCYSDVVKHRSIHSGEKPYECGECGKAFIHSSHVLRHQRTHSGEKPYVCPECGKAFSQSFNLIRHQRTHTGERPYKCAECGRSFSQRSDAAKHRRIHTGERLYACSECGKAFIHSSNVVRHQRTHHGENPYACPECGKAFSQSSNLIQHQRVHTGEKPYSCQECGRAFSRSSFLSEHRRIHTGEKPYKCGECGRAFRALSGFFRHQRIHTGEKPFHCAKCGRAFRLSFHLIQHQRVHGPE
- the ZNF696 gene encoding zinc finger protein 696 isoform X1; protein product: MFGVSLVGIATVPNTQGIPLGWSDTISARCCRGERPLPHQLRWFLHCKGENGNPTGRCPHAGVSTGSSKRSPDLGLQNATEGATLMDTCTAFLARALAGGQAPSCAATAAEQGAQSTGLIPRRAALEEGGSRGEAGLGLPQRPPLALGVPDPRGNEDAGEGPRGSPWGQAVYEETGGQKGHKTSTSRSEVTLDTRSAACGRGPWKRRPYQCGSCDRSFQCYSDVVKHRSIHSGEKPYECGECGKAFIHSSHVLRHQRTHSGEKPYVCPECGKAFSQSFNLIRHQRTHTGERPYKCAECGRSFSQRSDAAKHRRIHTGERLYACSECGKAFIHSSNVVRHQRTHHGENPYACPECGKAFSQSSNLIQHQRVHTGEKPYSCQECGRAFSRSSFLSEHRRIHTGEKPYKCGECGRAFRALSGFFRHQRIHTGEKPFHCAKCGRAFRLSFHLIQHQRVHGPE